The window TTCCGGCGGCTCCAAGCCCTCATACCCCCAATAAAATTCCTTACCCTGTGTATGAAAAGCAAGCAAACGATCGAATTGACTATTTCTAGCTAAAGAAGCCATTACTCTGGCTTCCGGCTCTGTTAGCGGTGCATCACCGGGATAATCTCTTGGTGCAGGAGATTTTGGCTCCTTTCTTTCCTTTTCAATTTCCCAATTTGCCGGAAATTGATTATTTAAATCAACCCCTCTTATATTTGCTTTCCAATCGCTAAAATCAGCGCTTCCTTTGTTGATGGCAATCAATTCTTCCCTTAATGCCGGCGGTGGTCCCTTCAATACTAAATCAACACCATCTGGGTTGACCATTGGTACTATTGACAAGTCAATAGACTGATACAAAGGCATTGTAACAAGGCCACGAATAGGCTGGCTATTTGTTAAGGACAAGAGAAAAGTATTGAGTAATGCCATTAGAATGGGGGTTGTTATCCATTCATTCGCATGGAAGGAAGCGTCAAAGTGAATTTTTTTCGTACCTTTACCTAGCTTAATTTCTTGTATCGGTTTTCCTTCAACACTACGTCCAATTGTTCGAACCTGAATGAAAGGAAACTGACTTTTTAATGTTTGAATATCCCTTGCTAATAGAGACGAATCATATCTGACAATCCTTCCCATAGAAGGAGCTATTACACGAGCAGGCAGGTAAATCGTTTGACCGATTTGAAGACTGCTCGGATTTACATGCTGATTTAAAAGCAATAATGCATCAATAGAAATATTTCTGGCCGTCGCTAACTTCCATAAGGAGTCTCCGCTTTTAACTCTATAGGTTTGGCTCGTAAACCCTGGGATAAATATTTCCTGTCCAACTTGTATCTGTGAAGCATTGAGGCCGGGATTAGAATCAATAATCAGTGGTAATGGAATCATAAATAGGCTGCTATAGTACCATAATGTGTCACCAGAGCGAATATTGACCTTCACCTGTTTTCCTCCTTTCCATCACATCATACATATGTCATGGTTTTCGATTTATGCCATTCAAAGGCTATAAATCATCGGATAAAAAAAGACCTGCCATCACGATACTAACCTGAGATAAAAACAGACAAGCAAAAAAGGGCTGACCCTATTGGGCCAAATCCCTTTATTCTATAACTGATGATTATTCCTTTCGTTGTTCCTTTAAAAACTGTATTTCATGACGTAATAATAATACCGCTGTCTGATATTCACGCGGATCCATTAATTGGGCTCGATATAATTCGTGGACCTCCGCTTCCATTAGCTCCAAATCAGCAATCCGTTCACCAATGTAAATAATCGTGCCAAACTTCTTTAAATATTGTTGAATATCGTAAATCGTCTTCATCTTATTATTCCCCATCTATCTTATTTAGCCTCAGTATAAAGCAAAATGACTAACCTCTCAAGGGCTGTCGCAAATAAGCTATCCTTACCGCTTTGTCATCTTTTTGTCGCTTCTGAATATATATGAATGGGACAACCCGTCCCAGCTACGGAAGGTTGGTAAAGAAAAGGAGGCAGGCGGTTTGAATAAAATCATACATCTTTTAGCTATGATGATGCTTACCATTATCACTATTTATATGATAAATAACTATGTCAGAACAGCTGAAAGCTTTACTTATTTTCCACCTGACCAAGAAGCTTCCTTTCTCTCAGCTGAAACAGCTCTTTCCTTGGCAGGTGATACAAATAATGGATATGCCATTCTTTGGAAAGCCTCTTCCTTGTTAGACCGCAAGGCATATTTAAGACAGGATATAAGCTTTTTGTATGTAAATGGAATCCTACAAGCAAAGCTAGGAAAGGAATGGAAAAAGGGTGAAGACAAAATTTATTTAGACAAAAATATAATGCAGCACGAAAGTGCCAATTTTAAAGCGATTAGTTTCCACCACGCGGAACTACATAACAATAACAACATTACCAGTAGTCAAAGGATTACGCACGATGAACTTTATGTGGTTCAATCAAAATTCACTCAACTGCATTCCTTTCGTTATCCAAAAGGAAAGGAAGACAAGGAATGGAAATTCATTATAGATCAAATGATTGAGGAGCATCTAAAGCAGACACTCTCAACGGCAGAAAAAACCTTTGACCTTGCAAAGGCTTATACGGTTTATCCTTTAACAGATATGTACCAATTTGAGAATTCACCGCTTCCAGGCTTTGATGAGCAAGAAACCAAAAAAATATTGGGTCGATTATGGGAGGGAATTTATAAAAATTATTTCCTTGGTATCCAAAGAATGGATGGTACTACAGCTGATCCAATTGGAAGCACCATCCCCCTAATATTATTGGCTAAGGACCAATCACATTTACTCGTCATTAGTATGCTAAGAGATGGTGAAGCTATGATTCTACGCCAGCAGATTCCAGCTCATTAATTTTTGTGAGCAGCTTGTCATAATCTTTATTTTCCGGCTGTAATTGATGGGCTTCCTCAGCATATTCTTTGGCCTGTAAATAATTCTCTTCACTCAAATAGAGAAGTGATAAATTATAAAAGGCTTCATGAAAATTCGCCTCCATATCAATAGCTTGGTGCAAATGTGCCTTAGCGTCATCTAGATGATTAAGTTTTATTTCAACAAAAGAGAGAAGGAATAGGATATTAGCTGTACTTTCATTTTGACTATCATACTCCTGTAATAACCTATAGGCTGGTTGATAATCTTCATCCTCTACATACTGCTGAGCTAAAACAAGTGCTGATTGCTCATCAATCAATTTACCTTCATTCTCTTGCGTATACTGAAATAGACCGAAAAGGACGGCAGCACTTGCTAGGAAGGTAATGATTTGCACTGCTGGTCTTTTTTGCTTCGGTAAGTGTACCATCGCCGCCGCAAGAAATCCTCCGATTAAACCGCCAATATGTCCTGCATTATCAATGCCTGAAATGGTAAAGCCAAAGGCTAAGTTGATCGCTATGACAATCAGAATATTCGTTCCCATCGTTCGAAAAAATAGCTTAGGAAAAGCGGTGCCAAAATACAACAATGCACCAAAGCAGCCAAAAATGGCACCGCTGGCTCCGGCCGATATATTTTGACTAAAGAGAAGGCTAGCCAATGAACCGCTAATGCCCGCAAATAAATAAATGAACAGGAATCGACTGTTTCCAAATAGCCTTTCTACTGTTAATCCAAGATAATATAATGCCAGCGTATTCATAAGTAAATGCAATATACCGATATGGAGAAAAATAGGTGTAAAAAGACGCCACCAATCTCCTTCTAGAATGAGCCAATTTGCTTTCGCACCAAATTGTATTAAGACAGACGAATTCGTGCTGCCGCCGGCTGCCTCCATAAGCAGAAACATAATAATTTGAATGGCAATAAATAAATAGGTAAAACGAGGCTTACCATTTTCAAACAGCGCTTTCTCTGATAGTACCTTTTTTCTCGCAGCCGATAAAGCTGCTTGTTTTTCAACTTCGATATCATGCTCCAAATACTCCTCTTTCCAAAGGATTGGAATCGACTCATTCAATGTCTGTTCAATTGGCTTGATATCAGTTTGTCTGTCGCATATAAGCGAAGTAATTTTTGTTTTTTCTCCCTTTGGATGGACTAAGGGTTTATTAATATAATCTTCATAATCATCAACAGGAGGATAGGGCGTTATATAAATATTTAAAACATCCAGCGACCTTTTATGTAGCTGTTTGCGAATACTCTCCCCGTTCGCTAAGGTTAACTGGATATCCCGCTGAAGCCAATTACCCCAGTCTAAATTATAGTGAAGAATCCGAATAACCTGTAACTCTTTATTTTCCAATTTCTCCAGCCAAAGCTCTTTTTGACTTTTTGAAAGCTGAATGATTCGATAATCATGCTCACTGATGAAATAATTCGCCAGTCTCCAGAATATAAAATCTTCTCGAAAACTCACATTTCCCCCCTCTTTCTTTGCTGTCATTACTAGTTTATTTTTACTATAGGCAATTTTTAAGCGTTCGTAAAGTGATACCCACTTTCTATGTCATATGAAAAAAAGACCCAATCGGGTCTTTAACTAAGCCTATGTGATTAGATTGGGCTTGGACCCTGTGAAAAAACAGAACCCATCATCCGATTTCTTATTGCCGGAATATTCATCAGTGATCTAACAAAAAACCTCCGCATCATGGAATTACCTAAGACTGTGTTAATAACTCGAAATCGTTTTTGAAATAATAAATATCCACCCATTCCAATTAATATGATTGATAAAATTCTACCCATTTATCATCCCTCCTTCCACTAGTGTGAGATAAAATAACCTATATTATCCGATGGAAGATAAGGAAATAAATGACTTTTATTGACAGAATAACGGCTTAAACTACGCCACTAATCAAAATACTCACAAATAAAATGATAAGAACAGACAGAAAATTAACCACATCATTGTTCAGAATCGAAAATCCTTTAATGAGCCTTGTCCTATGACCGCAATGTTTTTTTTTCTCTGTTTTCAAGCCACAATTGGGACACTGATATTCAGCCTGCACGAAAGCTCCAAGTAAAGTATCGATAACATTCCCGCAAAAACCAAGAATAAGAATAAACAGGAATTCATTAAACGGCAATTGAAAAAGCAAAAACGCTCCAAGAGCAACAACACAGGAGCCTGCCGCTGCTGCAACGGTCCCTAGAACGCTGATGGCACCTGAAGTTCCACGAGCAACTCGTTGGAAGGTTTTCACATTCACCGGCCTGCCTTTACTCATTGAGCCAATTTCAGATGCCCAGGTATCAGAATTGGAAGCAGCAAGACAAATACTAAAGCCAAGCACCCAAAAGAAATCTTTTGTATAGTAATACATCGCACTTGAAAAGGCCGCAAGAGCACCATTAGCAAAAACCTGCTGCCAGTCTCGCTGGGAGCCTTTAACAAGAATTTCTTCTGCTCTTTGTTTCCTTGTACTTTTTACTTTCGACCATGCACTCGAGCTACCAAAGAATAATCCAAGCAGTACTAATCCTTTTATGCCGAGGCCTAACGTTATCAAAGCTCCGATTACAAAAGCAGCAGCACTACCAGTAATGGTTAATAATTTAGAATAGTAACCTAGGATGGCTGCTGTTAAAATACTGAGAACAATAACGATCGTCATGGATTCATTTCGTTCCCTTCGTACGTGATAATTTTCTCAACCGGTATATCATGTGGCTCTTTCGGGAGTTGATTGACCATCTGCTCTCGAAAAGCAAGCGACACGGTTTTCCCATGATAATTTTGCAGAAAGCGGTCATAGTATCCCCCGCCTACACCCAATCGATAGCCTTCCATCGTAAAAGCAAGTCCAGGTACAATCAGGAGATCGATTTCTTCTGGGTCTACCCTTGTCGTGCTGGCTTCTATTGGCTCAAGCAAACTGAAATAGACAGACTCTAACTGATTAAAGCGCTCAAGAATCCGAAAATTCATTTGTTTTTCCTTTGGCAAGCATTTAGGGATAACAACTGTCTTCCCTTCATCCCATGCCTTACGAATAATTTGATATGTATCAACTTCAGGCGGATTGGAAATCGTAATACCAATCGTTTGTGATGATTTCCATAATGGGTCGTCATACAGCGTTTGCGCAATCTGATAGGAGTAATGTTCATAAAGCGGTTTAGATATTCTGTGCAATGTTTCTTTCATTTTTTGACGAAGTGTATTTTTTTCCATCATGCAAGTCTTCCTTTCGCATATAATGAGAACATTTAATTAAAAGGAACAAAAAAAAGCAGCAGGATATCCCGCTGCTTATTTTGTTTCACGATGTGCAGTTGTACGCTTTTCTCTTGGGCAATATTTTTTCAGCTCAAGACGATCTGGATTATTCCGTTTATTCTTTTTTGAAATATAGTTACGGTCTCCACACTCAGTGCAAGCTAACGTAATATTCACACGCATGTTAATTTCCCTCCAAACTATATAAAGCTCGTTCGTTCATACGACTTTTCTATAATATCATTTTTTATTTGGAAATGCTAGTGTGATTTTAAAAAGCTTGCGCTTAAGTGGTGGTGTTTTTTGGCATTCAGGATATGATCATATAGCTTCACTGTTTCTAGCGCCGCGATATCCCAGTTATACCGGCTTAGAACGAGTTCTTTACCCTTTTTTCCAATTCTTTCCGCTAAATCAGGGTCTTCTAAAAGCGTGATAATCCCCTCCACTATATTTTCACCAGCCGGCTCTATTAGCATACCTGTCTCTAAATGTTGAATGATTCCTTTTAATCCACCTGTATTGGAGACAATAGTCGGTTTTCCAGCCTGCATCGCTTCTAAAGCAACGATTCCAAATGGCTCATAAAGGCTTGGAAAAATCGCTATTTCCGCGAGCTGTAACAACGCATTACGCTTTTCTTCATCGATAAATCCAATGAAACGGACCCTATCTGTTAGCTGCATTTCAATAACTCGGCGACGATACTCCTCAAGCATTGGACCTTTACCAGCAATAATAAAATATACATTTATGCGCTTCGCCTTTAAAGCTGCGGCGGCTTCAATTAAAGTGTCAAACCCCTTTTCTTTCACCATTCTACCGATTGAAAATATCATACGGCAATCACGATCTATTTTAACATCAGATAAATCTCGATTAAGAACCTCCGAGCCATCGCAGTCTATCCCGTTTGGAATCGTTACTAACTTTTTTTCTTCCGCTGAAAAAAGCTTCTGAACCTCCCCCTTCATAAAATCACTGCAAACGACAACTTGGTCAGATTGTTCTACCAGTTGTTTTTCCTTTTGATGAATAAATCGCTGCATTTCCGTATATATACCGTTATTTCGACCATATTCAGTAGCATGGATGGTTGTAACTAAAGGAAGCTGCAAATGCTTCTTTAATGAAACGGCGGCTGCACCGACAAGCCAATCATGCGAATGAATACAATCAAAAGAATATTCTTCTGCTAAAGCGGCTGCTTTCTCTGCTAAAGCAATATTTAATCCACCGATCCAAAGCAGAAAATCCTCTTCATTTTCACTGAGCGGCTTTACCCTATGTATGCTGACACCATTGATTTTTTCCATTACTGGCGAATCTCCCGCACCTGCTGTTATAACATGTATTTCATGCCCCTTCTTCGCCAAGGCCTTTGTCAGCCCGTGGACATGGCGTGATAAGCCGCCAACAATATGAGGAGGAAATTCCCAAGTTAAAACTAGAATTCTCCTCTGCTTACCTTTCCGGTCATTTTCATCCGCATCTAATAAATCTGTCCTTTGCTTCAATTCAGCACCCTCGTATAATGCTACAGTACGCTTGACACCTTCGGTTATAAGATCATTCATCCACCGCCATTGTGACAAATAGCCTTCCGTAACAGAAGGATTTACTAACATCCCTGATAATTTAACCCACTCCTGAAGCAGCTGCGTAAATGCTTTTGTTTCGTCGATTAAATACTTGATCACGGTATCTGTGATGGAAAATAATGGGATACTTTCAGATTCAACTTCACGCTTATATGGAAGAAATGGAACATCCTGCCTTGTACTACTAAATAGAAAAGGGTTGTTCATGACCTATCATCCTCTTTTGAGATTCTTTCGTAATAACTATACGTACTAACATGCTCTACCCATTGCGGAGTTCGCTCTCTTTTAGAGTATACCTCATTTTCCTCTGTCTCCTGTTTTGCGCTTCCCTTTGGTATATGAACTTGATTAGAACGAAGCAACGGAAAAAATCTATGACCTGACACAAGGATGCCAATTTCAACCAAGTAACATCGATTATCCTGCGGCTGCTTAAGAAATGACACAGCCTGACCCTCCTCTAACTTTACCTCAAGAATGGGCGTTTCATTGCTAATAAATGGAGTTTCCGTGACATCATATAGCCTTAAAACTTTTTGAAAGCTACTAACAGATTGATCAAAATATGCTAACACCAGGTCTTTTTTTATTTCTGATAATCTCCAAAAGATGAACAATTTATTTTCAGACAGTATCCATGCCGTTAAATGTTCCTTTTCCTTTGTGTTCAGCCTTCCCTTATTTAGATAACGGGCCTGAATCGTGCCCTTCCTTACGATTCTTATCGGTTTTCTCTTAGCAGCGCTTAATGTCTCTTCTCTTTTTTGATACTTTTTCCATTGATACTGTACCTTTCCGACTGTTGTATGTAACTCATCAGCTATTTTGCGAAAAGAAAGACCCATACTTCTCAGTTTCTTAATCTCTTCAATCATGGCGCACCTCTTTTAAAAAAGAACGTATTCATTAAATATCAGAATATAATTACTATTTTGTATAATGGTATCAAATATTAGGGCTTCCGACAACAAACGGTTTTTGTCGAATGTAAGCACTCAAGGTTTTTTCATTATGACGAAATAATGAAATTGTCGAATCTTGTCAAAGATAATGATAAAATGAGGATTGTTCAGTTATTACTATGAGGTGACAGAATGAGTACACTATTAATCAGTTTATTTTGCGTTTCACTACTTCTTTTTTTTCTGTCTTTTTTTCTCAAGGACCCTTACAAACAGCTTCGTGAAGAAATAGACCAGCTAAATATGAATCAACTTCAGGAGATGTATCAAATAAAAAAGAAATTAAAGATACTAGAAGAGGAGCTTCTTATCAATGAAATTGAACTGTCACCCTCTCTATCGAAAATAGAGTCAGAGAATCGAGCAGTCCATGACATTATTAAAAACCAAGTCCGTTCATTAGCAGGACAAGGAACACCCATTGAGCAAATTGCCCGGCAGTCCTCCTTACCCATCAAGGAGGTTCAATCCATCTTAAAGGAATATGGCTTCAAAGGAGAAAAATATGAATAAACGAAGTATGCGTGCTTTTGCATTCGGTATTTTTCTAACTGCCTCCGTAATAGGGGCTGGATATTATGATCAGGGGGGACAACAGAACTCCATGACAGTTGATGCAGCAAAGTCACAACTGGAAAAAGCAGGTTATGTCATCTTATCTGAATCGGAATTCAATCATTTAAAAGGTAAGATAAACATTGAGGAAAAAGAACATCCTTCCCCAACAAACTCTGTACAAGAAACAACAAAAAGATAAGAAGCAGCTTTCCAAGCTGCTCCTTATCTTTCTTAGTTATTAAGCTCATAATGTTTTCCTTTTACTAAATAAAAAATATACTCTGCTACATTTGTGATATGATCGGCAGACCTTTCTAAGTAACGGCATATAAAAAGATACTGTGTAATGTGATTAAGATTTTCAGATTTCTCACCGCTCAGCTTAAAAAGTTCCTGAATCGTTTCACCGTACAATGTATCTACTGCATCATCCATTTCAGCCACTTTTTTAGCCAGTTGGGTATTCTCATCTTTATAAGCAGCTACGCTATTTTTTAACATCACAGCAGTGATTTCATACATTTTCTTCAGGTTGTTTAACGCCATCAAATGAGCTTCTTTTCCAATCCTAATCGTTGATTTTGCAATATTAACAGCAAAATCTGCAATTCTTTCGATATCTGTAGCAATTTTTATCGCAATAATAATCCGGCGTAAATCAATCGCAACAGGCTGCTGTTTTGCAATAAGCAGGATAGCAAATTCATTGATTTCTTCATAAAGAATGTCTGCTTTCGTATCATCCTCCATGATTTGTAAGGCAAGATCTATATTATGCGTTTCAAAAGCCTCAATAGACAGCCTTAGCGCATCATCTGCAAAATGAACTAGGTCAACTAATTTATCCTGCAATAGCTTTAATTCATCTTCAAATTTCCCACGTACGACCAATTCTTTTGCTCCCCTCATTTATCCAAATCTACCCGTGATATAATCTTCTGTTCGTTTATCAGTAGGTGTTGAAAAAATTCGATTTGTTTCATCATATTCAATAACTTCACCGTTTAAGAAAAAGGCCGTTTTATCGGAAATACGAGCAGCCTGCTGCATATTATGCGTCACTATAATGATACTAAACTTCTTTTTTAATTCCTGTACCAGCTCTTCTACCTTTAAAGTAGAAATAGGATCAAGTGCCGAGGTTGGTTCATCCATTAGAATCACATCCGGTTCAATCGCAAGGCAACGGGCAATGCACAGACGCTGCTGCTGTCCTCCAGAAAGACCATAGGCATTTTCTTTTAGGCGATCCTTGACTTCATCCCAAATAGCAGCACCTCTTAAGCTCTTCTCTACAATTTGATCAAGAATTTTTTTATCACGAATACCATGTATTTTAGGCCCGTAGGCTACATTTTCATATATTGATTTTGGAAACGGGTTTGGCTTTTGAAATACCATTCCCACTTTTGTCCTTAGTTCTTCCACTCCATAGGATTTATCGAGGATATTTCTGCCACGATAACTTATTTCACCTGAAGTTCTGACTATCGGCACTAATTCAATCATCCGATTCAGCGTTTTAATATAGGTTGATTTCCCGCATCCAGAAGGACCAATAATGGCTGTCACTTCATTTTCCATAATATCAAGGTCAATATTTTTTAATGCGTGATTATCACCGTACCAAAGATGTAATTGACTTGTTTTATAGACAACCTGTTTAATCTTTTTGTCCTCCTTTGCCATGGGCGGGATTACGTTTAATTCTCTTTCAATCGTAATATTCATATGAAATCCTCCTTCATCCTGATCCTTCATCCAATGTAATTTTTACATTCTTTTTTGAAACTTATTACGAATAATGACCGCAATGGAATTCATAGCAATCAGCAAAATCAGTAAAACAAGGATGCCAGCAGCAGCAAGTGCCTGAAACTCAACTTGCGGGCGACTCGTCCAGTTATAAATTTGCATTGGTAACACCGTTAACGTATCTAAAAAAGAATTCGGTAAGAAGGCAAGGAAAAGTGGCAGTCCCAAAACAACCAATGGTGCTGTTTCACCAATCGCACGGGAAAGAGCTAAAATAGCACCCGTTAGAATTCCTGGAATAGCAGCAGGCATCACAACCCGAACGATTGTCTGCCATTTTGTCGCCCCCATTCCATAGGAAGCCTCACGCAGCTGTTTAGGTACGGCACGAACCGCCTCTTGTGCAGCAACGATGATGACTGGAAGAATCAATAAGCTCATCGTGAGACCGGCTGCGAGTACGCTTGTTCCTAACGACAGAGCTCGAACAAAAATCGTTAAGCCTAATAAACCAAATACAACTGATGGAACGCCAGCTAGATTAGAAATATTAATTTGAATAAACATTGTAAAACGATTCTTTTTCGCGTATTCCTCTAAATAGATAGCTGTGCCTACTCCTAAAAGAAGTGAAACAGGTGCAACAACGAACATTAACCAAATCGTTCCATTTAAGGCTGTATAAATTCCAGCCTGTTCCGGTTTCCTCGATGGCAAGCTATTCAAAAATTGCCAATCCAAATATACTGCCCCTTGTGATACCACACGATATAACAAAGTTCCTAACACTAATAATCCAAACAGCGTTGCAAGGAGAAATATTCCTTTGAAGAATACATTCTTAAATAATCTTGATTTCATCTTTTGTTTGACTTGCTCACGATCGACTAAATTCATCTTAATATTCCTCCTTGAAACGGCGAGAGACATATTGAGCCAGTAGGTTCATCACTAACGTAAATAGGAAGAGTGTAAATCCAACTGCATAGATACTGTAATAAATTGTTGTGCCATAACCAGCATCACCTTGACTAACCTGAACGATATAAGCGGTCATCGTTTGGATAGAGCTTGAAATATCCCAGCTTAAATTGGGTGTTGATCCACCCGCAACGGCCACAATCATCGTTTCTCCAATGGCACGGGAAACACCTAACACAATCGATGCGACAATTCCAGAAATGGCTGCAGGGAGTACGACCTTCAATGCAACTTCAAGTTTTGTTGAACCTAATCCAAGTGCTCCTTCTCGCATTGCCTGTGGTACAGAAGACATGGCATCCTCTGAGAGAGAGGCAATCGTTGGAGTAATCATAATTCCAATCACAATGCCTGGGCTGATGGCATTGAATATTTCTATTGAAGGAAACAGTTCACGCAAAATAGGTGTGACAAATGTTAAAGCAAAGAATCCATAAACAATGGTCGGAACACCAGCGAGAACTTCCATAATCGGTTTAATCATGCGGCGAGTTCTATCTGAGGCATATTCACTTAGATATATGGCTGTTGCCAAACCAATTGGAACAGCAACGATAACTGCAATGAGCGTAACCTTCAATGTACCTGAAATGAGTGGTAAGATTCCAAATGAACCTGGGTCTGAGAAGGGATACCACTTCTGTCCAGTTAAAAATTCACCAATTGATACTCGTTCAAAAAACGTAAACGTTTCAAACAAGAGTGTAAATAAAATACCCAGTGTCGTTAACACCGATACACATGCAGTTAGTAATAGTACTACAGGCATAACGCTATCCATTGAGATGGCTTTTCTTCTTTTTCTTTTTTCCACAATCATTTCTTGGACAGACAACACATTATGATTCTTCGTACTCAAAATGAAAACCCCTTTCATCCCCATGACAAGATGAGAAGCCCTTCGACGTGCTTCTTGTGACACTAGCAAAGGTCATTCGCTCAGGTTGAGAGCCGTCAACGTTAAGCGAATGACTTCCTATTGGTAATGTAAAATTTCTATCGTTTATTTTAAGTCCTCTAACGTTGATAAGGCATCATCATACGATGGGAGTTTCACATAACCAACATCCTCTGAGAGCTCTCCAGCATTTTCTAATGTAAAATTCATAAAGTCATAAATTTCTTCTTTTTTCACTGAATCATTTTTTACGTAAATGAATAATGGACGTGATAAAGGAGAGTATTCGCCACTTTCAACCGTTTCATTTGTTGGTTCAACCGCTCCGTTACCTCCGTCAATTGGCACAACCTTTAAATTCTCTTTGTTTTCTGCATAGTAAGCATAACCAAAGAAACCAATGGCATTTTTATCCCCTGTCACACCGGTCACAAGGATGTTATCATCTTCAGAAAGAGTAGCATTTTCAACAATTGGCTGTTCCTCTAAAATCACTTCATTGAAATAATCATATGTTCCTGAATCAGTACCAGGTGAATAGAATTTAATTTCTTCTTCAGGCCATTCTTCACGGATATCAGACCACTTTTTTGCTGTGCCATCTTCAACCCACATTTGCTTTAATTCCTCAACTGTTAAAGAATCAACCCAATCGTTGTCCTTGTTCACAACGATGGATAAACCATCTTTTGCGATTTCAAATTCAGTATATTCAATTCCAGCTTCTTCCAGCTGCTCTTTTTCTTCATCTTTTATAGGTCGGGATGCATTACTAATATCCGTTTCCCCAGCGATAAACGCCTTAAA of the Bacillus tuaregi genome contains:
- a CDS encoding glycosyltransferase family 4 protein, which gives rise to MNNPFLFSSTRQDVPFLPYKREVESESIPLFSITDTVIKYLIDETKAFTQLLQEWVKLSGMLVNPSVTEGYLSQWRWMNDLITEGVKRTVALYEGAELKQRTDLLDADENDRKGKQRRILVLTWEFPPHIVGGLSRHVHGLTKALAKKGHEIHVITAGAGDSPVMEKINGVSIHRVKPLSENEEDFLLWIGGLNIALAEKAAALAEEYSFDCIHSHDWLVGAAAVSLKKHLQLPLVTTIHATEYGRNNGIYTEMQRFIHQKEKQLVEQSDQVVVCSDFMKGEVQKLFSAEEKKLVTIPNGIDCDGSEVLNRDLSDVKIDRDCRMIFSIGRMVKEKGFDTLIEAAAALKAKRINVYFIIAGKGPMLEEYRRRVIEMQLTDRVRFIGFIDEEKRNALLQLAEIAIFPSLYEPFGIVALEAMQAGKPTIVSNTGGLKGIIQHLETGMLIEPAGENIVEGIITLLEDPDLAERIGKKGKELVLSRYNWDIAALETVKLYDHILNAKKHHHLSASFLKSH
- a CDS encoding M14 family metallopeptidase: MKVNIRSGDTLWYYSSLFMIPLPLIIDSNPGLNASQIQVGQEIFIPGFTSQTYRVKSGDSLWKLATARNISIDALLLLNQHVNPSSLQIGQTIYLPARVIAPSMGRIVRYDSSLLARDIQTLKSQFPFIQVRTIGRSVEGKPIQEIKLGKGTKKIHFDASFHANEWITTPILMALLNTFLLSLTNSQPIRGLVTMPLYQSIDLSIVPMVNPDGVDLVLKGPPPALREELIAINKGSADFSDWKANIRGVDLNNQFPANWEIEKERKEPKSPAPRDYPGDAPLTEPEARVMASLARNSQFDRLLAFHTQGKEFYWGYEGLEPPESRVLANEFERVSGYQSIQYIDSHAGYKDWFIQEFRKPAFTMELGYGINPLPLSQFNEIYEEVLGIFLASLYI
- a CDS encoding 5-formyltetrahydrofolate cyclo-ligase, which produces MMEKNTLRQKMKETLHRISKPLYEHYSYQIAQTLYDDPLWKSSQTIGITISNPPEVDTYQIIRKAWDEGKTVVIPKCLPKEKQMNFRILERFNQLESVYFSLLEPIEASTTRVDPEEIDLLIVPGLAFTMEGYRLGVGGGYYDRFLQNYHGKTVSLAFREQMVNQLPKEPHDIPVEKIITYEGNEMNP
- a CDS encoding YqgQ family protein produces the protein MKTIYDIQQYLKKFGTIIYIGERIADLELMEAEVHELYRAQLMDPREYQTAVLLLRHEIQFLKEQRKE
- the rpmG gene encoding 50S ribosomal protein L33; the encoded protein is MRVNITLACTECGDRNYISKKNKRNNPDRLELKKYCPREKRTTAHRETK
- a CDS encoding DUF92 domain-containing protein, yielding MTIVIVLSILTAAILGYYSKLLTITGSAAAFVIGALITLGLGIKGLVLLGLFFGSSSAWSKVKSTRKQRAEEILVKGSQRDWQQVFANGALAAFSSAMYYYTKDFFWVLGFSICLAASNSDTWASEIGSMSKGRPVNVKTFQRVARGTSGAISVLGTVAAAAGSCVVALGAFLLFQLPFNEFLFILILGFCGNVIDTLLGAFVQAEYQCPNCGLKTEKKKHCGHRTRLIKGFSILNNDVVNFLSVLIILFVSILISGVV
- a CDS encoding rhomboid family intramembrane serine protease; amino-acid sequence: MSFREDFIFWRLANYFISEHDYRIIQLSKSQKELWLEKLENKELQVIRILHYNLDWGNWLQRDIQLTLANGESIRKQLHKRSLDVLNIYITPYPPVDDYEDYINKPLVHPKGEKTKITSLICDRQTDIKPIEQTLNESIPILWKEEYLEHDIEVEKQAALSAARKKVLSEKALFENGKPRFTYLFIAIQIIMFLLMEAAGGSTNSSVLIQFGAKANWLILEGDWWRLFTPIFLHIGILHLLMNTLALYYLGLTVERLFGNSRFLFIYLFAGISGSLASLLFSQNISAGASGAIFGCFGALLYFGTAFPKLFFRTMGTNILIVIAINLAFGFTISGIDNAGHIGGLIGGFLAAAMVHLPKQKRPAVQIITFLASAAVLFGLFQYTQENEGKLIDEQSALVLAQQYVEDEDYQPAYRLLQEYDSQNESTANILFLLSFVEIKLNHLDDAKAHLHQAIDMEANFHEAFYNLSLLYLSEENYLQAKEYAEEAHQLQPENKDYDKLLTKINELESAGVES
- a CDS encoding DUF4912 domain-containing protein, which translates into the protein MIEEIKKLRSMGLSFRKIADELHTTVGKVQYQWKKYQKREETLSAAKRKPIRIVRKGTIQARYLNKGRLNTKEKEHLTAWILSENKLFIFWRLSEIKKDLVLAYFDQSVSSFQKVLRLYDVTETPFISNETPILEVKLEEGQAVSFLKQPQDNRCYLVEIGILVSGHRFFPLLRSNQVHIPKGSAKQETEENEVYSKRERTPQWVEHVSTYSYYERISKEDDRS